The proteins below are encoded in one region of Triticum aestivum cultivar Chinese Spring chromosome 1B, IWGSC CS RefSeq v2.1, whole genome shotgun sequence:
- the LOC123098238 gene encoding L-type lectin-domain containing receptor kinase IX.1-like yields MGHGSMTRVLVLAAAMLAAAGIGMASGQQAGVPSIISRDTFDYMLGNRSQSGCEGGAFYTYDAFVQAANASKLRGFGTIGDEDTRRRELAAFFGQTSHETAGYCWVKEQKPTIARYYGRGPIQLTRDYNYRQAGDALGLDLLGNPDLVSTDPVVAFKTAILWWMTPQAPKPSCHAVMTDGWTPSTQERDAGMLPGYGMTTYIINGTLECGKGYGTAPAKDRVRYYKMYCGILQVGYGDNMVCKNMKLAQPPLSPPPLGGMNQMQRRPTQPPLPAQTLEESPKTGLLIGISVGSVLFLIILIASIWFLLRQHQRKQEKIRQQTTEQELEEDNFLEDDQAMEDDFEKGAGPKRFHYNDLAVATDNFSNDKKLGQGGFGSVYRGFLSELNLHVAIKRVSKGSRQGRKEYASEVRVISRLRHKNLVQLIGWCHGGSDLLLVYELMPNGSLDRHLYSANNVVLPWSVRHEIVLGLGSALLYLHQDWEQCVLHRDIKPSNVMLDALFNAKLGDFGLAKLVEHGRASLTTAPAGTMGYMDPECMTTGRTNTESDVYSFGVVLLEIACGRGPVVVAQQEEDAMHLAQWVWNWYGRGRILGAADTRLGGEFNAREMECVMLVGLWCAQLDCNLRPSVRQAVNVLRAEAPLPVLPARMPVAAYMPPSVDIHSCTTSSFVTVGTGGSVDTTRQAGPEHLLC; encoded by the exons ATGGGTCATGGCAGCATGACGAGGGTGCTCGTTCTGGCCGCTGCCATGCTGGCGGCGGCCGGCATCGGCATGGCCAGCGGGCAGCAGGCCGGCGTGCCGTCGATCATCTCACGGGACACGTTCGATTACATGCTGGGCAACCGCAGCCAGAGCGGTTGCGAGGGCGGCGCCTTCTACACATACGACGCGTTCGTGCAGGCCGCGAACGCGAGCAAGCTCCGCGGCTTCGGCACCATCGGCGACGAGGATACACGCAGGCGCGAGCTCGCCGCCTTCTTCGGGCAGACCTCCCACGAGACTGCCG GTTACTGCTGGGTGAAAGAGCAAAAGCCCACGATTGCGCGCTACTACGGACGAGGCCCTATACAGCTGACTCG CGACTACAACTACCGGCAAGCTGGGGACGCGCTGGGGCTGGACCTGCTGGGTAACCCGGACCTGGTGTCCACCGACCCTGTCGTCGCGTTTAAGACGGCTATCTTGTGGTGGATGACACCGCAAGCGCCCAAGCCGTCGTGCCACGCCGTGATGACCGACGGCTGGACGCCGTCCACCCAGGAGCGCGACGCAGGCATGCTCCCCGGATATGGTATGACCACTTACATCATTAACGGGACCCTTGAGTGCGGCAAGGGCTACGGGACTGCCCCAGCCAAGGATCGTGTCCGCTACTACaagatgtactgtggcattctccAAGTCGGGTACGGGGACAACATGGTCTGCAAGAACATGAAGTTGGCACAGCCACCCTTGTCTCCGCCGCCTCTCGGAGGCATGAACCAAATGCAAAGACGGCCAACACAGCCACCGTTGCCTGCACAAACTCTGGAAG AATCTCCAAAAACTGGGCTTCTGATCGGCATTTCTGTCGGTTCTGTGTTGTTCTTGATCATTCTCATCGCCTCGATTTGGTTCCTTCTACGGCAGCACCAGCGAAAGCAGGAGAAAATCCGTCAGCAAACAACAGAGCAAGAGCTGGAAGAGGACAACTTCCTCGAAGATGATCAGGCCATGGAAGACGACTTCGAGAAGGGGGCAGGTCCCAAGCGATTCCACTATAACGATTTGGCCGTCGCCACTGACAACTTCTCCAACGACAAGAAGCTCGGACAAGGTGGCTTTGGATCGGTGTACAGAGGTTTTCTGAGTGAATTGAACCTTCATGTGGCCATCAAGAGAGTTTCCAAAGGCTCCAGGCAGGGGAGGAAGGAGTACGCATCTGAGGTGAGGGTCATAAGCAGGCTTCGGCATAAGAACCTCGTGCAGCTCATCGGTTGGTGCCATGGAGGCAGTGATCTGCTCCTCGTCTATGAGCTCATGCCCAACGGCAGCCTCGATAGGCATCTCTACAGCGCCAATAACGTTGTGCTTCCATGGTCTGTTAG GCATGAGATTGTGCTAGGATTAGGCTCGGCGCTTCTCTACCTACACCAGGACTGGGAGCAGTGCGTCTTGCATAGGGACATCAAGCCAAGCAATGTCATGCTGGACGCGTTGTTCAACGCCAAGCTCGGCGACTTCGGGCTTGCCAAGCTCGTTGAGCACGGCCGAGCATCACTGACGACAGCTCCTGCCGGCACAATGGGATACATGGACCCAGAATGCATGACCACCGGCAGGACTAACACCGAGTCGGATGTCTACAGCTTTGGCGTCGTCCTCCTTGAGATTGCGTGCGGTAGGGGACCTGTGGTGGTAGCTCAGCAGGAGGAGGATGCGATGCACTTGGCTCAGTGGGTGTGGAATTGGTATGGTAGGGGCAGGATTCTAGGCGCCGCTGATACGCGATTGGGAGGAGAATTCAATGCCAGAGAGATGGAGTGCGTGATGCTGGTTGGGCTTTGGTGTGCTCAACTTGATTGCAACCTGAGGCCGTCGGTTAGACAGGCTGTCAACGTGCTGCGTGCTGAGGCGCCGCTGCCGGTCCTCCCTGCAAGGATGCCGGTGGCAGCTTACATGCCGCCGTCGGTTGACATACATAGTTGTACTACGTCTTCGTTTGTAACCGTCGGCACTGGTGGTAGTGTGGACACAACTCGTCAAGCTGGACCGGAGCATCTTCTTTGCTAA